From the Oxalobacter vibrioformis genome, the window CCTCTCTTCTTCTTACTGACCCTTTTCGTTATATGGAGTGTCGTTGTTGTTTGCTATCTGTTTGCACAAAAACTCAACACCATAACGCACAAACAGGGATTCAGGTGTCTGGATGATTTTGATGGCGTCTATTCCCCACTCAATATCCTCAAGGATCTCAACACAAACATTCTGAAGCAGGATCATGTATTCCGGGTTTCTCAAAAATCACACAATGAAAGAAGCCGGGATGCTATTCAGTCAGTCGTGCAGCTGGCAAAAAAAATCGACATAACCACGATATTGGAAGAGGAGGAAACCATGGATCAACTGGAGTTTTTGCGAAAGATCCGGTGCAACCTGATCCAGGGACTATATCCCCGCTGCTTCCCTTATGGAGTTTGAAGAGATGGCCGTTGGAAAGAACACATCCAAATCTGTAGTACCGCTCTATTCAAAAGAGCACTCTTCCTTCGTTTTTGTCATTTTCAAATAATTTTCAACAACATATGACATAAGTGGCAATGCAGCTTGCATTCCATATAAGCTATTGGTGAGACCATGTGGGATTTGAAAGTAATTGATATCAGTAAACCGCTCTATCTGGCGGTAGTTGAAGCACTTGAGCGTGATATCGCTTCCGGATTACTTCAGCCCGGCGACAGGATGCCAACACACCGGAGCCTTGCAAAAAAAGTCGGCATCACACTGAGTACAGCCAGCCGTGTCTATCATGAGGCAGGAAAACGAGGCCTCATAACCGCTGTCGTCGGACGGGGTACCTTCATTACAGCGGATGCCGGCAAAAAAGCCGCTGTCATTGACGTGAACCAGAGCATGCTTGACTGGGACCTGGGTATTGGCAGCCCGATTTCGAAGACAGACCCGGATATATTGCCCCTTGCGGAAGTGGTCATGCATAAGGAGAGGTTTCCCTACCTCATGTCATACTCTTCACCACAAGGCTTGCCCGAACATCGCCGGACCGGCTCAGACTGGGTCGCCCGTTTCGGGATAAAAGCCCCGCCACAAAACATTGTCATTACAGCAGGTGCGCATCATGCACTTTTTATTATCTGTAACAGCCTGCTGGCCTATGGAGATCGCATAGCGACAGATTTTTTGACCTATCCGGGAATAAAAACAGCGGCACAGCGCAATGGAATCCGACTCGAAAGCGTGCACATGGATGCTGATGGCATGCTGCCCGAAGAGTTAGATCTCCTATGCAGACGGCAGAATATCAAGGCTGTCTATCTTTCCGGCAGGATTCAAAACCCGACCAATCGTGAAATGTCGACTACCCGCCGACTGGAACTCAGGGAGGTTATCAGCCGTCACGGACTCGTCATCATCGAAAACGACTCATACGGATTTTTAAGCCATAGCAGGAGCAAAACGCTCTCGGCCCTTTTGCCAGACAACAGCATCTATATCTCAAGCCTGTCAAAAGCCTTTTATGCCGGTCTTCGTATCGCTTATGTTGCAGCCCCTTCACATATCGTCAAAAAACTGACCCAGGGCATTGCCGACAATATGCTTACCGTGTCTCCCTTCTGCGCGGAGATCGCCTCTGAATGTATCAAAACAGGTCTGGCAGATATCTCCATCCGTAATAAAAAGCTTGCTCTTATCAAGCGGAGGGCTATCTTCGAGAAAATTTTTGCTGACTATATTTTCGAGAGTTCTTCGCAAAGCATGTTTATCTGGTTAAAACTGCCCTCCCCCTGGAGAGGTACTATCCTGGAAGCCGAGGCCGCCAAAAATAGCATAAGAATCTTCTGTGCAGAAAAATTTGTTGTGGGAGCCAAACGGCCGCCTGAATCTGTACGTATTTCCCTCACGGGAGTGGAAAACCTCGCATCTTTCAAAAAAACCCTCCACCAACTAGAACAGCTTATTTCAACAATAAATTGCTGTTCAAACCACGTTTCATCGGATGAAGCACTCTCGCCTCCTAGCGCAAACCGGCAAGACGCCAAGTGACAGGAAAGATAGGCTGACTGCAAGAGTTTGCGACTCAAGGCCAAGGGTAATGTATCGCAGAAAACAAACAGATGTCTTACACCCAATATGAATTGTACTAATATGAATTGTACTGATATGAATTGTACTAATATGAATTTGAGTTGACTGCAACAATTTGGCATGCAAACATAATAAATAGTATCAGGCGTTTTTACCATGGCTCACCGTGATGCCAAAGGGTAGGTGATTGTTTATCACACACGGGCAATATAAAAGACGTCTGAAAACTCAACCAAATGCAGAGGGCCCCGCTTCAGTAATTCCTCTTGCTCAGGCAAATGGCGTGTTTTAAGCAATATAAGAGGCATTTGGATTTGATCTAACCCCTGAAAAGAGTAAACACATAGATGAAGAAAGAGTAAACACATAGATGAAGAATTTCAAAATTGGCACTCGACTCGCATTCGGATTTATCAGTGTACTTATTCTGATGACCATCATAGCGCTTATCAGTTGCTGGCAATTGCGTCAGGTCGACCATGCCGTAAACGACATGATAAAACGTGAGGTTCCGCTTGAATTGGCAGCGAAAGACTGGCTGACCGAGACACGCCTGAATGGCGAGCGCGCCTATATCGTGGCTGTTGCGGCCGGGATCAGCGCGCAAGATGAAGCGGAAATCAGCCGGAGAATGAAGGAAAGCAGTGCGTCGATCAATGACATCCAGAAAATGCTCCAAACCCATAATCTGGATGAAACCGAAACGCAGATGATGGCAACCATCCTGGAAAAACGCCAGGAATATGTCGGTATCCGGAAAGAAGCCCTGCAGCTCAAGCAAGCCGGCAAAACAGCAGAGTCCCTGGAAATGATTCACAAGCAAATGCTGCCGGCCCAAAACAGCTATATCGAAAGCATCGCAAAATTATCTGCCTACGAGCACCAGATCAGCGAAAAAACCGCAAAACACATCACTGCAATTTACGAGAGCAGCCTGTTGATCGTTGCAATCATGGCTTGCGCGTCCGTTATTGTCGGCTTGTTCATGGCCTGGCGCTTGACATCGGGTATTACCGGTCCTTTAAATGAGGCCCTGAGAGTGGCACAGACAGTAGCATCGGGTGATCTGACCAGCCGTATCGAGGTGCGTTCCCGCGACGAGACCGGTCAGCTCATGCAGGCCATGAAAGACATGAACGACAGCCTCTTCAATGCCGTTACCCAGGTACGCCAGAGCGCGGATACTATTGCGACAGCTTCCTCTCAGATTGCCTCCGGCAACCAGGACCTTTCCGCGCGGACCGAAGAACAGGCCAGTTCGCTCGAAGAGACCGCGTCCAGTATGGAAGAAATCACCTCCACCGTACGCCAGAATGGAGACAATGCCAGGCAGGCCAACCAGCTGGCCACCCAGGCCGCCGATATCGCCACCAAAGGCGGCGATGCAGCCGGACTTGTTGCCGACACCATGAAAGAAATCGAAGACTCCTCCAAAAAAATCGTCGACATCATCAGCGTCATAGACGGCATTGCGTTCCAGACCAACATCCTTGCGTTAAATGCAGCAGTAGAAGCAGCGCGGGCAGGCGAACAGGGCCGTGGTTTTGCCGTAGTGGCCACCGAAGTACGGAGCCTTGCCCAGCGTAGTGCCACAGCGGCGCGCGAAATCAAAGACCTCATCGATGATTCAGTAGACAAAGTCTCCACGGGAACCGAACTCGTCAACAACGCTGTTACCACCATGCTCGAAATCGGTGAGAGCATCCGTCGGGTCAACGACATCATGAACGAAATCACCATGGCCACGCAGGAACAGGTCCAGGGTATTGAGCAGGTCAACCAGGCAGTGACCGAAATGGACACCGTCTCGCAGCAGAATGCAGCACTGGTAGAAGAAGCAGCGGCGGCAGCCGAGAGCCTTCAGGACCAGGCCCGTACGCTGGTTGGCGTGGTGAGTATGTTTAATGTCGGTACCGGTGGCGGCGCGTCACGTGCCGCGCTGTCATCGCCAAGTGCTGCCCGGCCAGCGGAAAAACCGGTTGCTAAACCGGCAGCCAGGCAACTGAAAGCGCCTGTCAAGGCGGCAGCTCCTGCTCCTGTCACGGATGACAATGCTGAATGGGAGGAGTTCTGATAGTTTCCCTGAGAAGAGGGTAAATTCCTGTGTTTCCTTCTTGGCCCTAACCGAAGAAGAATTCGTTTCTTCTTCGGCTCCCCCAAATCGTTATTTTCAGCAGGTGATCTTCAAGGATGTAAAACAAAAGATCGCATCCCTCCCCACTTTCTCTCCCCGAGAAAGGCAATAGAAGAAAAGGGGTTACTAATTTTCGTACCCCCTCTATTGCCTTGAACTAACCGTTATTTACCAGCATCCAATCCTTTCCGTTCTGCGCAGCAAGCATTTACCGGGGCTTCGTGTCTCCTTTTTCCCCCGCGCTTTTCAATGAAGGAGTGGCGTTATCGGGTACCGGATTGCGGTTTGATTTGAAGCTTGCCTCATTGGCCTGTGCGGCTTCTGTTTCTTTATGTGCGTTATAACCATAATAGGCCGCAACAAGGAAACAACAAACAACCAGCAGCTTGCCGATTTTTTGAAAGGGAGATTGTTTTCTGAATTCGCAAGGATTTGGGGTAGACATGATATTCACAAAAAGGCTGATGGAGAATTCATCATACTCCTTTTTTTACTGACGGGCAGAGAGATCAGAATCATCATCACAAGCTCATCCGGCCGCTATCAGCCGCTGGAAAACAAAAGGGGTTACGTTCATTCGTAACCCCTTTCTGATTTTGGTGGGCCCACCAGGACTTGAACCTGGGACCAACGAATTATGAGTTTGGGTAGAATTCCGTAAGCCTATGATAAATAAGCGTTTATTAACATTTTTAAAGGTACCGTAAACGAACTGAAAAATAGTTGTGAATCAGTTCATTAACGCATTTTAGCGAATATTGGCAAAACTGAGAGATGTACCGAATTTGTAACCGAAAATTAGATCTACAGAAACACCTTCTTTTTTTGCCCCTTTCCACAGTGCCGGGAATCAGAGACAGAGACAACGCCAGCCTCAAAATTCCCCCCCATCTCTGCCCATCGGATTCGCGAACCCGGATTTTGTCAAATTACCCGAGCCAAGATAAATCAAAGCACTTGCACTATCGCGGTGGCCGCGGCAACACTACGCATGTTTTTCGTGGCGAGGATTTTGCTCCGGAAAATTTCTGATAGCCGCAAGCGCAATATCCAGGGAAGCCCAATCCGGAAAATAAGTGGCTTGTCCAATATCTACCAAGTAGGGAACCTTGCACCAGAAACAACTTGACTGGCATACAGAACCAGATTTCGCATGCATCATGTTATGTCGCAAGCGAAATCTATTATTAAGTTATGGAAATTCGTCAGGGTATAAACCCTCAAAACGGAACCGAAAAAAACCGTTCCGTATGACAGTGAACTTTACAAACAGCGCCACAAAATTGAAAACATGTTTGCAAGGATCAAGGTCTGGCGAAGAATAGCCATGCGCGATGATCACTGTGCGCACATCTTCTTTTCCACTATATGCATTGCCACCATGTTATCTTTTATCTCAATTAATGAGTCCTTGAGCCTAGTGGCGACTCATAAGGCACAATTTTTCGCATACATTTTCCTTTTACTCACAGAGGGATTTCAATAGAAGGGAATCGCAGTAATTATTGCGTCAAATAAAGCGCATGGACTGATTGCGCAGTTTGCCTAAATTCTTCCCTCAAGAACGCCGGTTCCAATACTTCGACCTGGTTACCGAAAGCCATCAACCACCAACGCAGTTGCTGTGCGTCAGATACCGTGGCCGTGATACAAACCGTTTCGCCTTCCTCGATAAACTCCTGATCTTTCGAGAGTGGTGTCTCGCGCAGATGTTCCGCTGCAGATACAGCAAAGCGGGCAACCAGCCGGATCGCTTCTTTTCTGGCAACAAAGCCGAAGGCTCCCTTGGCGATATACTGTCCAAGGCAGAAATCCTTGGGTATTTTCGAGGGTGTTTTCAGTGCCGTTGCAGAGCGAATGCGGTGCAATGCCAGAATACGGATATCTTCATACGAGTACATGGTTGCCACGAGATAAATAACCGCGCCTCTCTGCACCAACCCAAGCGGGTGAATGGTGTGCGTTTTGCTTTCATCCATCGCACGGTTGGCATACTCGATTTCCAGCTGCTTTTCTTCCAGTAGTGCCGCATGGATGGTTTCAATGATCTCTTCATCATATTGGGGCGGGATGAGCGCCTGGTTTGATGGGACAATGGCGACTTTATCCCGCCAGTCAGCCATGTTTTTGATGCTTTCTCCACTCAAAAGCACATTGTCTGCACACTTGAAATAAGGCGCCAGTGTTTCCATCAGGCTTGCCGGAAGCAATGACGTCAGATGGTCACGCGCAAGGCTCAGTGTCAGCGCCTGAACAGGCGACATGGCAGGAATTGTAAACATATCGGCATCACGGCTCCAACTCCATCCATAAGGACGAGAGCGCTCATCTGACTGCAAGGGAAATATTTGTGACAGCGTTTGCAGATTCCGCTCGGTTGTGCGTTTACTGATCTCGAATCCTTCTTTCTTCAGGCGATTGGTCAGTTCCGTTGCTGTGATTTTGCGCGGAAAAACAGGTATGTTTCGCAGAATCATCCATTGGCGCAAGATGGTGTCACTTTTGTTGTTCATCCGACATCCTTTTGATTTCTATTCAGCAATATTAACATCTGCAATCACCAGAATAACCTGAAAAACACCTTCATGCGACATGTTTTGTCGTATGAAGGTGACATACTAGGCGGAAACGATGGAGCGAAAGGCATTAACAGAGGTACTTCCTGACGTTATACCTCGGTGTGTGAGTCGATTAGTGAGCAATGATAATGAAAATTTATCTGGATGATGTCAGAGAAGCGCCAGAAGGGTGGGTGCGTGTGTGCTGGCCTGACGAAGCCATTGCGCTGCTGGAGACAGGGCGTGTTAAAGAAATCAGCCTTGACCATGATTTGGGAGATGACAAGAGAGGCACAGGATACGACGTGCTTCTCTGGATTGAACAAGCCGTTGCAGTTGAAGGGTTTATTGCCCCAGAGATGGGCGTTCACTCCGCGAATGTACCTGCCAGAAAAAAAATGGAACAGGCGATTGAGAAGATTACCTCTCTGGCAGGTTAGAGGAATTTCATACTTACGAAGCAAAAAAATCGAGGAGGGGCATGACACAATCATTTAAAACACAGGAAGATTGTTTTGCTGCTGTTCAGGAGCATGGTTGGGCAATTGAATTTGTGCCTTCTGAGTTTAGAACATCGGAGCTTTGGCTTGTGGTCATGCCTCAAGCAATCTGGGGCGTTCAGTATCAGAAAGCCTGCCTTGATCTTTGGGATGAGGATGATTGGGATGAGGAAATCGGTGGATTCTCTCTGTCAGAGGCTGGTCGGTCATTGGATTTCTGCCTGGCTGATGGGATCGATGTATTTGAGTATGTGCCAGAAGAGCTTAAAACGCCGGATTTCTATCTTGCCGCTGTTCAATATGACGGCATGGCACTTGAATATGTG encodes:
- a CDS encoding EAL domain-containing protein, giving the protein MLKDLNTNILKQDHVFRVSQKSHNERSRDAIQSVVQLAKKIDITTILEEEETMDQLEFLRKIRCNLIQGLYPRCFPYGV
- a CDS encoding aminotransferase-like domain-containing protein → MWDLKVIDISKPLYLAVVEALERDIASGLLQPGDRMPTHRSLAKKVGITLSTASRVYHEAGKRGLITAVVGRGTFITADAGKKAAVIDVNQSMLDWDLGIGSPISKTDPDILPLAEVVMHKERFPYLMSYSSPQGLPEHRRTGSDWVARFGIKAPPQNIVITAGAHHALFIICNSLLAYGDRIATDFLTYPGIKTAAQRNGIRLESVHMDADGMLPEELDLLCRRQNIKAVYLSGRIQNPTNREMSTTRRLELREVISRHGLVIIENDSYGFLSHSRSKTLSALLPDNSIYISSLSKAFYAGLRIAYVAAPSHIVKKLTQGIADNMLTVSPFCAEIASECIKTGLADISIRNKKLALIKRRAIFEKIFADYIFESSSQSMFIWLKLPSPWRGTILEAEAAKNSIRIFCAEKFVVGAKRPPESVRISLTGVENLASFKKTLHQLEQLISTINCCSNHVSSDEALSPPSANRQDAK
- a CDS encoding methyl-accepting chemotaxis protein, which translates into the protein MKNFKIGTRLAFGFISVLILMTIIALISCWQLRQVDHAVNDMIKREVPLELAAKDWLTETRLNGERAYIVAVAAGISAQDEAEISRRMKESSASINDIQKMLQTHNLDETETQMMATILEKRQEYVGIRKEALQLKQAGKTAESLEMIHKQMLPAQNSYIESIAKLSAYEHQISEKTAKHITAIYESSLLIVAIMACASVIVGLFMAWRLTSGITGPLNEALRVAQTVASGDLTSRIEVRSRDETGQLMQAMKDMNDSLFNAVTQVRQSADTIATASSQIASGNQDLSARTEEQASSLEETASSMEEITSTVRQNGDNARQANQLATQAADIATKGGDAAGLVADTMKEIEDSSKKIVDIISVIDGIAFQTNILALNAAVEAARAGEQGRGFAVVATEVRSLAQRSATAAREIKDLIDDSVDKVSTGTELVNNAVTTMLEIGESIRRVNDIMNEITMATQEQVQGIEQVNQAVTEMDTVSQQNAALVEEAAAAAESLQDQARTLVGVVSMFNVGTGGGASRAALSSPSAARPAEKPVAKPAARQLKAPVKAAAPAPVTDDNAEWEEF
- a CDS encoding helix-turn-helix transcriptional regulator, which codes for MNNKSDTILRQWMILRNIPVFPRKITATELTNRLKKEGFEISKRTTERNLQTLSQIFPLQSDERSRPYGWSWSRDADMFTIPAMSPVQALTLSLARDHLTSLLPASLMETLAPYFKCADNVLLSGESIKNMADWRDKVAIVPSNQALIPPQYDEEIIETIHAALLEEKQLEIEYANRAMDESKTHTIHPLGLVQRGAVIYLVATMYSYEDIRILALHRIRSATALKTPSKIPKDFCLGQYIAKGAFGFVARKEAIRLVARFAVSAAEHLRETPLSKDQEFIEEGETVCITATVSDAQQLRWWLMAFGNQVEVLEPAFLREEFRQTAQSVHALYLTQ
- a CDS encoding cyclic-phosphate processing receiver domain-containing protein; amino-acid sequence: MKIYLDDVREAPEGWVRVCWPDEAIALLETGRVKEISLDHDLGDDKRGTGYDVLLWIEQAVAVEGFIAPEMGVHSANVPARKKMEQAIEKITSLAG
- a CDS encoding DUF4116 domain-containing protein, which translates into the protein MTQSFKTQEDCFAAVQEHGWAIEFVPSEFRTSELWLVVMPQAIWGVQYQKACLDLWDEDDWDEEIGGFSLSEAGRSLDFCLADGIDVFEYVPEELKTPDFYLAAVQYDGMALEYVPEKLKTLELCLIAVRNDEEALEFAPKTLRKKMLFFYRKCR